From a single Candidatus Gastranaerophilales bacterium genomic region:
- a CDS encoding endonuclease MutS2, with protein sequence MKDLTLEKLEWDKITSSLENFALTQRGKFLCSDIALSSDIELVSYELDLVQEAGFLLDRALKPPLEPLCDMEEIIKDAKETLFLNPPEIIETALSFKLARLLNSFFQKNNTAAPKLAALCSEFIINKEFEEEIYSKFNEKLELKDDATSELKTLKSSRRDNLANLKTLLNRTISSLGKYLQESVYTMRNDRFVVPVKVEHKAHVKGIVHDVSASGSTLFIEPKAIVELNNKIVALEGKIQQEEKRILKELTFKILDYSGDITANHKIISKLDFVFAKAHYAIEINAVRPDLNDSGTLKLDGFRHPILIKIIDEVVPNNMEIGKSYNSLIITGSNTGGKTVILKSVALCVIMAKAGLFVPALEADIYLFDKILVDIGDEQSLVQSLSTFSGHLKNIIEILNQSSENSLVLLDEIGAGTDPQEGSALAQAILEYLNNKGVKSIVTTHYGELKALAYTHHGFQNASVEFDSATLKPTYKLLVGIPGKSNAITIAKNLGLNDGIAQNAQEIYLSQKDNTAKVLEGLQGVQRELSKTTMETQVKKDELEKLEISYLEKLEKVRAERKKTVDVYKKKYESQVISAKQEIKQILDEVRAAKSEKLARRSFARLSQIEKSATEGFDRDLEEIAPEYKKMEPQKIKTGAAAYFKNLNQIVEIVSEPVKNKVQVKIGDVITTVKIGDLYITDKKANAAPSKKVRKGFKFSRVQVPNVLDIRGIKVLDALDMLDKYLDEASMSSLPSVTIIHGHGTGALRNAVREYLNDSPYVAKYRAGEQAEGADGVSIVDLR encoded by the coding sequence ATGAAGGACTTAACCCTTGAGAAACTTGAATGGGACAAAATCACATCTTCACTTGAAAATTTTGCCCTTACTCAAAGGGGAAAGTTTTTATGCTCTGATATTGCGCTTAGCAGCGATATTGAACTTGTAAGCTATGAGCTTGATTTAGTGCAGGAAGCCGGGTTTTTGCTTGACAGAGCTTTGAAACCGCCTTTAGAACCTCTTTGTGATATGGAGGAAATTATTAAAGACGCTAAAGAAACATTGTTTCTTAACCCTCCCGAGATTATAGAAACGGCATTGAGCTTTAAGCTGGCAAGGCTGTTAAATTCTTTTTTTCAAAAAAATAATACTGCAGCGCCTAAACTTGCTGCACTTTGCTCTGAGTTTATTATAAATAAAGAGTTTGAGGAAGAAATATACTCCAAATTTAATGAAAAATTGGAGCTTAAAGACGATGCAACGTCTGAACTTAAGACTTTAAAGTCATCCCGCAGAGATAACCTTGCTAATTTAAAGACTTTGCTTAACCGTACTATAAGTTCTCTTGGTAAGTATTTGCAGGAAAGCGTTTATACAATGCGAAATGACAGGTTTGTAGTACCTGTCAAAGTTGAGCATAAAGCCCATGTTAAAGGCATTGTACACGATGTTTCAGCCAGCGGCTCAACGCTGTTTATTGAGCCAAAGGCTATAGTTGAACTTAATAACAAAATAGTAGCGCTTGAAGGAAAGATACAGCAAGAAGAAAAAAGAATTTTGAAGGAATTGACCTTTAAAATTTTGGATTACAGCGGTGATATAACCGCAAATCATAAAATAATCAGCAAGCTGGACTTCGTATTTGCAAAAGCTCATTACGCTATTGAAATTAATGCCGTACGACCTGACTTGAATGACAGTGGAACATTGAAGCTGGACGGGTTTAGGCACCCGATTTTAATTAAAATTATTGACGAAGTTGTGCCAAATAATATGGAGATTGGCAAATCTTATAATAGTTTGATAATTACAGGTTCAAATACAGGCGGAAAAACCGTTATTTTAAAATCCGTTGCGCTTTGTGTAATTATGGCAAAGGCAGGGCTTTTTGTTCCTGCACTTGAAGCCGATATTTATTTGTTTGATAAAATTCTTGTGGATATTGGAGATGAGCAAAGCCTGGTCCAGAGTTTGTCAACTTTTTCAGGCCATTTGAAAAATATAATAGAGATTTTAAATCAAAGCAGCGAAAATTCACTTGTATTGTTGGATGAGATAGGAGCAGGTACTGACCCTCAGGAGGGTTCGGCGCTTGCGCAGGCTATCTTGGAATATTTGAATAACAAAGGGGTCAAATCCATAGTAACTACTCATTATGGCGAGCTAAAAGCTTTGGCTTATACCCATCATGGGTTCCAGAATGCTTCGGTTGAATTTGATTCCGCAACGCTAAAACCGACTTACAAATTACTTGTCGGTATCCCCGGGAAAAGCAATGCCATCACCATAGCTAAAAATCTGGGGCTTAATGATGGAATTGCCCAAAATGCGCAGGAAATTTATTTATCTCAAAAAGATAACACGGCAAAAGTGCTTGAAGGTTTGCAAGGGGTTCAGAGGGAATTGAGTAAAACTACTATGGAAACACAGGTTAAAAAAGACGAGCTTGAAAAACTGGAAATAAGCTACCTTGAAAAACTGGAAAAAGTAAGAGCTGAGCGTAAAAAAACTGTTGATGTATATAAGAAAAAATATGAATCTCAGGTTATATCAGCAAAGCAGGAAATTAAACAAATACTTGATGAAGTGCGTGCAGCTAAAAGTGAAAAGCTTGCAAGACGCTCTTTTGCCAGGTTATCCCAAATTGAAAAATCAGCAACAGAAGGTTTTGACAGAGATTTAGAAGAAATAGCGCCTGAATATAAAAAAATGGAACCTCAAAAAATCAAGACAGGGGCAGCCGCTTACTTTAAGAACCTTAATCAGATTGTAGAAATAGTATCTGAACCTGTTAAAAACAAGGTTCAGGTAAAAATAGGCGATGTCATAACTACAGTAAAGATAGGCGACCTTTATATTACCGATAAAAAAGCAAATGCAGCGCCGTCTAAAAAGGTAAGAAAAGGCTTCAAATTTTCAAGGGTACAAGTGCCGAATGTTCTTGATATCAGAGGAATTAAAGTGCTTGATGCACTCGATATGCTGGATAAATACCTTGATGAAGCGAGTATGTCGTCTTTGCCTAGTGTAACTATAATACACGGGCATGGAACGGGTGCTTTGCGCAATGCGGTCAGAGAATATCTTAATGACTCACCTTACGTCGCCAAGTATCGAGCCGGCGAACAGGCAGAAGGTGCAGACGGCGTAAGTATAGTGGATTTAAGATAA